In Lycorma delicatula isolate Av1 chromosome 10, ASM4794821v1, whole genome shotgun sequence, a genomic segment contains:
- the LOC142331097 gene encoding LOW QUALITY PROTEIN: putative multidrug resistance-associated protein lethal(2)03659 (The sequence of the model RefSeq protein was modified relative to this genomic sequence to represent the inferred CDS: substituted 1 base at 1 genomic stop codon) encodes MFQWGMRQSAELENQMTSVERVLEYSNVEKELPLESPSDKKPPASWPSEGKIEFSKVVLKYGPNEQPVLKNLSFTINPGEKIGIVGRTGAGKSSLISALYRLAYLEGEIWFDNIDTTTLGLHDIRSKISIIPQEPVLFSGTMRKNLDPFDEYSDSVLWNALQEVELKEAVSDLPGGLNAKMSEGGTNFSVGQRQLVXLARAVVRKNKILVLDEATANVDPQTDALIQLTIRRKFSECTMLTIAHRLNTVMDSDKVLGMDAGCLEFDHPYILLKNKEGFLYRMVEQTGKATAETLFNVAAANYRQFIDDPEVSS; translated from the exons ATGTTTCAATGGGGTATGCGACAATCAGCAGAACTTGAAAACCAAATGACATCAGTTGAAAGAGTTTTAGAATATAGTAATGTTGAAAAGGAACTGCCTTTAGAGTCACCTTCag ataaaaaacCACCTGCTTCATGGCCGAGTGagggaaaaattgaattttcaaaagtTGTCCTTAAGTATGGTCCTAATGAACAACCTGTTTTAAAGAATCTTTCATTTACTATAAATCCAGGTGAAAAG atTGGTATTGTTGGTAGAACTGGTGCTGGTAAATCCTCATTAATATCAGCTCTTTATAGATTAGCTTATTTAGAAGGTGAAATATGGTTTGATAATATTGATACAACAACATTGGGTCTTCATGATATTCGTTCCAAAATATCTATTATTCCTCAGGAACCTGTTCTTTTTTCTGGAACCATGAGAAAAAATCTTGATCCATTTGATGAATATAGCGACAGCGTATTGTGGAATGCTCTTCAGGag GTGGAACTGAAAGAAGCAGTTAGTGATTTACCTGGTGGTTTAAATGCTAAAATGTCAGAAGGTGGTACTAATTTTAGTGTAGGTCAAAGACAATTGGTATGATTGGCTCGTGCAGttgttcgtaaaaataaaatacttgtattAGATGAAGCCACTGCAAATGTTGATCCtca aacGGATGCACTTATTCAACTTACTATTAGGAGAAAATTCTCAGAATGTACAATGCTTACAATAGCACATAGATTGAACACTGTGATGGATTCTGATAAAGTGCTTGGTATGGATGCCGGTTGTCTT gaATTTGATCATCCGTACATCCTTTTAAAGAATAAGGAAGGGTTCCTTTACAGAATGGTAGAACAAACAGGGAAAGCTACAGCTGAAACTTTATTTAATGTTGCAGCtgct aactacaGACAATTTATAGATGATCCTGAAGTttcttcatag